The Candidatus Hydrogenedentota bacterium genome includes a window with the following:
- a CDS encoding HEAT repeat domain-containing protein, with amino-acid sequence VLGEWGGTALGTSPGLITSLRRQTAHENVTVRHWCVAALRRFGNRAAAAVPELVVCLRDADDGVRSVAAHALAELGRNAESAIPALVETIHDSNDDVRRAAISAIARIDPHGQHAVSEIARGLDSSSARARMHAAEALGGLRIAASSAAPALVTCLRDDNAGVRVKAVAALSRVLPAEQYLLNALGVALHDAEEEVRVEALNSLERYEHAPQNVAPHLIAALRDRESSVRFRAIELLQKFAPDLGPMIPAVSVAIGNCLRDPSELVQMRAVRASGMIAHWTHRADPRLVNALYDSEATVRLAATLALARSHNDPSAVDALRFRLADDHAEVRVAACRALIECGESASVVIPTLIHELSDSNPAVQLDAIAAFDLLGERARPALDALRAKTVDSNPDVRAAAARVVSKIAERDSIERQ; translated from the coding sequence TCGTGTTGGGGGAGTGGGGTGGCACCGCGCTCGGTACGTCGCCGGGCCTGATCACGTCGCTGCGTCGGCAGACCGCCCACGAGAACGTTACGGTGAGGCACTGGTGTGTGGCCGCGCTCCGGCGCTTCGGAAACCGCGCGGCGGCGGCCGTGCCCGAGTTAGTCGTCTGCCTGCGCGACGCCGACGACGGCGTGCGATCCGTCGCCGCGCACGCGCTCGCCGAACTCGGTCGCAACGCGGAGAGCGCGATTCCGGCGCTGGTCGAAACGATTCACGATTCGAACGACGACGTGCGGCGCGCGGCGATTTCCGCCATCGCGCGAATCGATCCCCACGGCCAACACGCCGTGTCGGAGATCGCGCGCGGACTGGACTCGTCGTCCGCGCGCGCGCGTATGCACGCCGCGGAGGCGCTGGGCGGATTGCGCATCGCTGCGTCTTCCGCCGCGCCCGCGTTGGTGACGTGCCTGCGCGACGACAATGCCGGCGTCCGCGTGAAGGCCGTCGCCGCGCTGTCCCGCGTGCTTCCTGCGGAACAATATCTCCTCAATGCGCTTGGCGTCGCGCTGCACGACGCGGAAGAGGAAGTGCGCGTCGAGGCGTTGAACTCGCTCGAACGATACGAACACGCCCCGCAAAACGTTGCGCCGCATCTCATCGCCGCGTTGCGCGACCGCGAGTCGAGCGTGCGTTTTCGCGCGATCGAACTCTTGCAGAAATTCGCGCCGGACCTTGGGCCGATGATTCCCGCGGTCAGCGTGGCCATCGGCAATTGCCTGCGCGATCCGTCCGAACTGGTGCAGATGCGCGCCGTGCGCGCCAGCGGAATGATCGCGCATTGGACGCACCGCGCCGATCCGCGCCTCGTGAACGCGCTCTACGATTCCGAGGCTACGGTCCGCCTTGCCGCGACGCTCGCGCTCGCGCGGTCGCACAACGATCCCTCGGCCGTTGACGCGCTCCGGTTCCGGCTCGCGGACGATCACGCCGAAGTGCGCGTGGCCGCGTGCCGCGCGTTGATCGAGTGCGGCGAATCGGCGAGCGTCGTCATTCCCACGCTCATTCACGAACTCTCGGACTCGAACCCCGCCGTGCAGCTCGATGCGATCGCCGCGTTCGACCTGTTGGGAGAGAGGGCGCGTCCCGCGCTGGATGCGTTACGCGCGAAGACTGTCGACAGCAACCCGGACGTGCGTGCCGCGGCGGCACGCGTCGTATCGAAGATTGCTGAAAGGGACTCAATCGAGCGCCAGTGA
- a CDS encoding four helix bundle protein has product MAESFIPPHGGYESLLSYQKALVVYQGTVRFCQRFIDKRDRTHDQMVQAARSGKQNIVEGTQISGTSKEAEIKLLNVARASLEELLEDYKDFLRTRNLPLWDKSSREASFVRKIGANKHTTYESYRSYIDTRPAEVVANILICVIHQANYLLDRQLRHLESAFLKEGGLRERMTRARLAERDRQTRK; this is encoded by the coding sequence ATGGCCGAATCCTTTATTCCGCCGCATGGTGGCTATGAAAGTCTGCTTTCATATCAGAAGGCGTTGGTCGTCTACCAAGGCACCGTTCGATTTTGCCAGCGGTTTATCGACAAACGCGACCGCACCCACGATCAAATGGTTCAAGCGGCGCGCTCCGGCAAACAAAATATCGTCGAGGGAACGCAGATTTCGGGAACGTCAAAAGAAGCCGAAATTAAGCTCTTGAATGTAGCCCGCGCTAGTTTGGAGGAGCTTCTTGAAGACTACAAGGATTTCTTGCGTACGCGCAATCTTCCGTTATGGGACAAGTCGAGCCGTGAAGCGTCGTTCGTGCGGAAAATTGGGGCAAACAAACATACAACCTATGAGTCCTATCGGAGCTATATAGACACGCGTCCGGCCGAAGTAGTCGCCAACATCCTGATCTGCGTCATTCACCAGGCCAACTATCTCCTCGATCGACAACTCCGCCACCTCGAATCGGCCTTCCTCAAGGAAGGCGGCCTCCGCGAACGCATGACCCGTGCGCGTCTCGCCGAACGCGATCGACAGACACGCAAGTAG
- a CDS encoding c-type cytochrome yields MRHTLVCAAFLMAITAVAQDPAEHDSIDRDYSSELPRIAPTEPKDAAGAFEVKPGFRMELIAAEPLVRDPIAVAFDEDGRAYVVEMCGYSEERDEDISAIALLEDTDGDGKFDKRYDFLTGLKWPTAVACYGGGVFIGIPPDLIYCKDTNGDGAADINETVYTGFNWNNVQGMMNTFLWGPDGRIHASASSTGAEARLANDPKAPVLSLRGRDFAWDPKTRAMFAESGGAQYGMSYDDWGRKFVCHNSYHIQLVLFEDRYTARNPYLSAPNPRVDIPVDGPAADVFRISPVEPWRIVRTRLRVKGITPGIVEGGGTPAGYFTSATGITIYRGDAWPDEYRNNAFIGDVGSNLVHRKVMDPDGVSLKAHRPAGEEKTEFVRSTDIWFRPVQFANGPDGNLIVLDMYREYIEHPASLPPVIKKHLDLTSGRDRGRLWRIVPDGFTQPEIPKLGKASTADLVPLLAHKNAWHFETAARLICERQDKSVVPALEDLAKKCPAELGRKNALYALSTLGALTPKLVLDGLGDSSPMVRANAVRLAEAFIKDAEVLAKLVSMTADDNNLVRYQLAYTLGDALHADAYGALVELAKKDGADKWVHFAVLSSSFEGSASMLATLLADDAYRAKPESASMLASLAEQVGARGIDLEITSTLAGIDALPGNESPLAQAQVRALMQGLTIGGKSAQAKDILAKSQKAQALLAQSLENARKTAPDANADVAARVDAIKTLGFDSFEQNKDVLPPLLNVLQPAEVQLAALAGLRKFDAPEIAAILVAGWNDFSPQVRAQTIEALFSRKAWTLKLLDAIEAQQIKANQLDSTRIRALQTSADPDIKGRAEKLLAQFNYGSRQHVVDAYQEALQLSGNVDEGKKIYLDNCSKCHMLQGKGFAVGPDLSTVANAGAEKILINVLDPNREVNPQYMNYTIDTYDLETHSGVIASESATSITLKRANGETDTILRVNIENIRSDNLSIMPEGWEEAINKQQMADLIAYLSSIK; encoded by the coding sequence GTGCGTCATACTCTCGTCTGCGCTGCCTTTCTGATGGCAATAACCGCCGTCGCCCAAGACCCCGCCGAACACGACAGCATCGACCGCGACTACAGCTCCGAGCTACCGCGCATCGCGCCGACCGAGCCCAAGGACGCGGCCGGCGCCTTCGAAGTGAAGCCGGGATTTAGGATGGAACTCATCGCCGCGGAACCGCTGGTGCGCGATCCCATTGCCGTTGCGTTCGACGAAGATGGCCGAGCATACGTCGTCGAAATGTGCGGCTACTCGGAAGAGCGAGACGAAGATATCAGCGCCATCGCGTTGCTCGAAGACACCGACGGCGATGGCAAGTTCGACAAGCGTTACGACTTTCTCACCGGCCTTAAATGGCCGACGGCCGTCGCCTGTTACGGCGGCGGAGTTTTTATTGGTATTCCGCCCGATCTGATCTACTGCAAGGACACGAACGGCGACGGCGCCGCCGACATCAACGAAACCGTCTACACAGGCTTCAACTGGAACAACGTGCAAGGCATGATGAACACGTTTCTCTGGGGGCCGGATGGCCGCATCCACGCGTCCGCCAGCAGCACCGGCGCCGAGGCGCGGCTCGCGAACGATCCGAAGGCGCCCGTCCTGTCGCTTCGCGGGCGTGACTTTGCGTGGGACCCGAAGACGCGCGCGATGTTCGCGGAAAGCGGCGGCGCGCAGTACGGCATGAGCTACGACGATTGGGGCCGCAAATTCGTCTGTCACAACAGCTACCACATCCAACTCGTGCTATTTGAAGATCGCTACACCGCGCGGAACCCCTATCTCTCCGCGCCGAACCCTCGCGTCGACATTCCCGTGGATGGTCCGGCGGCGGACGTGTTTCGCATCAGCCCGGTCGAACCGTGGCGCATCGTCCGCACGCGGCTGCGCGTGAAAGGCATTACACCCGGCATCGTCGAAGGCGGCGGCACGCCCGCGGGCTACTTCACGAGCGCGACGGGAATTACGATCTATCGCGGCGACGCATGGCCCGACGAGTACCGCAATAACGCGTTCATCGGCGACGTGGGCAGCAACCTTGTTCACCGCAAAGTAATGGACCCCGACGGCGTCAGCTTGAAGGCCCACCGCCCCGCGGGCGAGGAGAAAACCGAGTTTGTGCGCTCGACGGACATCTGGTTCCGTCCCGTGCAGTTCGCGAACGGACCGGACGGCAACCTCATCGTGCTCGACATGTACCGCGAGTACATCGAACATCCCGCGAGCTTGCCGCCGGTGATCAAGAAACATCTTGACCTCACCAGCGGACGCGACCGCGGCCGTTTATGGCGCATCGTGCCGGATGGCTTCACACAACCGGAGATACCGAAACTCGGCAAGGCGTCCACCGCGGACCTTGTGCCGCTGCTCGCGCACAAAAACGCGTGGCACTTCGAGACCGCAGCACGCCTTATCTGCGAGCGGCAGGACAAGAGCGTCGTGCCCGCGCTTGAAGACCTTGCGAAGAAATGCCCCGCCGAACTTGGACGCAAGAACGCGCTTTATGCGTTGAGCACGCTTGGCGCGCTAACGCCCAAGCTGGTGCTGGATGGTTTGGGCGATTCGTCGCCGATGGTGCGCGCCAATGCCGTGCGCCTCGCGGAGGCGTTCATCAAGGACGCAGAGGTGTTGGCAAAGCTCGTATCCATGACCGCGGACGACAACAACCTCGTGCGCTACCAACTCGCCTATACGTTGGGCGACGCGTTGCACGCGGACGCGTATGGCGCGCTGGTGGAACTCGCGAAGAAAGACGGCGCGGACAAGTGGGTGCATTTCGCGGTTCTGAGCTCGTCGTTCGAGGGATCGGCGAGCATGCTCGCAACGTTGCTTGCCGACGACGCATATCGCGCGAAGCCGGAAAGCGCGTCCATGCTCGCGTCGCTCGCGGAACAGGTCGGCGCGCGCGGGATCGATCTTGAGATTACGTCAACGCTTGCCGGCATCGACGCGCTGCCCGGCAACGAGTCGCCGCTCGCGCAGGCCCAGGTGCGCGCGCTCATGCAGGGATTGACCATTGGCGGTAAGAGTGCGCAGGCGAAGGACATTCTCGCGAAGTCGCAGAAGGCCCAGGCGCTGTTGGCACAATCGCTCGAGAACGCGCGCAAGACCGCGCCGGATGCAAACGCGGACGTCGCCGCGCGCGTGGACGCCATTAAGACGCTCGGGTTCGACTCCTTCGAGCAGAACAAGGACGTATTGCCGCCGTTACTGAACGTGTTGCAGCCGGCGGAAGTGCAGCTTGCCGCGCTGGCAGGCCTGCGCAAGTTCGACGCCCCGGAGATCGCCGCAATCCTCGTCGCAGGGTGGAACGATTTCAGCCCGCAAGTCCGCGCGCAAACCATCGAGGCGCTGTTCTCGCGCAAGGCCTGGACGTTGAAGCTGCTCGACGCCATCGAGGCGCAGCAGATCAAAGCGAACCAGCTCGATTCGACGCGCATCCGCGCGCTGCAAACGAGCGCCGACCCCGACATCAAGGGCCGCGCGGAAAAACTGCTCGCGCAGTTCAACTACGGATCACGGCAGCACGTTGTCGATGCGTACCAGGAAGCGCTGCAATTGAGCGGCAACGTCGACGAAGGCAAAAAGATTTATCTCGACAACTGCTCGAAGTGCCACATGCTGCAAGGGAAGGGCTTTGCCGTTGGCCCCGATTTATCGACCGTCGCCAACGCGGGCGCGGAAAAAATCCTCATCAACGTGCTCGACCCCAACCGTGAAGTGAACCCGCAGTACATGAACTACACGATCGACACCTACGACCTCGAAACGCACAGCGGCGTCATCGCGTCCGAGTCCGCCACCAGCATCACCCTCAAACGCGCCAACGGCGAAACCGACACCATCCTCCGCGTCAACATCGAGAACATCCGCAGCGACAACCTCTCGATCATGCCCGAAGGCTGGGAAGAAGCCATCAACAAACAGCAAATGGCCGACTTGATCGCATATCTGTCGTCGATCAAGTAG